ATACAAATATTCGTAATATAATGCTGTGTAAGTGCTAGTTAATTAACTCATTACACATTATACCTAGTAATTAATAAGTAAATTTTCTGACAACCATGTAGATTATATTAAAGAAATGTCTGAAAAGTTTATGAAACCATGTAACAAATTGTAAGCTTCATATTAATATACTATATGCAGAATATTATAGTACTTTCATGTCATCATATTGTATTAAACTTTTGGCTTTTCCAAATCGAATGCTTCATGTACTTGCTATAAGTCCATATGAAAAGTGGTAGTAGTAGTTTACTTACAAAgtcattaatacaaaaattgtaattttatggaaaGCAATATATCAGTTTCAAATGCTTAAagaattttacataatttatcaGAAAGTAGCACTTGTCTAAAAGTGttacttatttattacaaaacagCAACTATTTAACTCCAAAAGTGAATTTAAGTTTTATAACACAATGTATTAAAAAACTAGGtaacacaaaattttattattacttttcgtaaaaatttaattaaaagaaaaataatgccTCTAATATTATACCTGGTACATGCATCATATAATGAACCCAACCTGGACTTTGTTGAACTCCTAAATTTCTCCATTCAGTTTCTGACATAAGATGAGTTTTTGGTACATGTCTTGCTAAATCTGCTGGTAAAATAACATGCCTATAGACAAGGaaacatttcaaataaattcaaattaataataactttacattgaaaataacaatgttattactttaattcattttaacttctaaaaaaataattacaaacaaaAAAAACTTAATATTAATCAGAAATTAATCTTAATCTcgtgaattttataacaaatatattttataaaatacgtaCAAGAGAAATTTAAATGACTACTAACAGATAGTTCAACTACTTTCTTAACatgaattaattatatttgtatacaaacctatattcatatttatcatCGTTGTATTTACCGGAGTACTGAATTTGATCGACCGGCATATTTATGTGTGCCCTTTCTTTCttctatacaatttatttttgtaaaaattatatatatatataaaaataaactccACCTATATAAATACTATATAAATGTGCTTCACAGTTAGACCAATTTAATTTCCGCCTTTTTTGAAAAGCCATAATAGGTTAACAGGTAACACGTATCACTGAAAAATAAATGCGCCATCTGGTgttaaattttcttcaaatcaTGTTCAAAATTTTAACGGTTAAGATTTGAatagttatttaattataaagaaGACAGTTATAAAGAATTGAAGATatttagtttaaaataaaatgcaagATTTATGTCCGTTGTGTTTAAAAAATGGatcgaagaaaaaaattaaattattacagaTTAATTTACAAGAAGCTGTATGGTTATGCGAAGAAGAAaaggtaaaattatatttcaaattcgtatttttgtttattaaaacaTTCTTTTCCTTTCAGAaatatattgatattttataacataaccttaatattattataataataattatagaaagtaaatataattttatattatacatatttgttaCTATATTCT
Above is a window of Megachile rotundata isolate GNS110a chromosome 1, iyMegRotu1, whole genome shotgun sequence DNA encoding:
- the LOC100876858 gene encoding cyclin-dependent kinases regulatory subunit isoform X3, with the protein product MINMNIDLARHVPKTHLMSETEWRNLGVQQSPGWVHYMMHVPEPHVLLFRRPRTDVLTTSRSTSFHGDYQKVIGLEINFKY
- the LOC100876858 gene encoding cyclin-dependent kinases regulatory subunit isoform X1; the encoded protein is MPVDQIQYSGKYNDDKYEYRHVILPADLARHVPKTHLMSETEWRNLGVQQSPGWVHYMMHVPEPHVLLFRRPRTDVLTTSRSTSFHGDYQKVIGLEINFKY
- the LOC100876858 gene encoding cyclin-dependent kinases regulatory subunit isoform X2, with amino-acid sequence MPVDQIQYSGKYNDDKYEYRHVILPADLARHVPKTHLMSETEWRNLGVQQSPEPHVLLFRRPRTDVLTTSRSTSFHGDYQKVIGLEINFKY